A genomic stretch from Deltaproteobacteria bacterium includes:
- the gshA gene encoding glutamate--cysteine ligase produces the protein MNNRKVELHAAIVKSLGPLRDWFGAQRGAVDIPFYSSYDIRDSGFKVANVDANIYPAGFNNICPTDRESAPPLVRYYIDRHYHSAVGGSPVKKLMLITEEHTNNPYYWDNVFTLREILVGAGLQVCVAIPRLATERAVMTTASGRLVEVVSVTVSNGRIQCSCFEPDLVVSNNDFSEFYAEWGETLDLKLNPPRELGWWQRKKSNYFKHYNDLSTEFARIIDVDPWLLTVETELFSGFDMSDVASRTDLAQKVQLQLDRTKKMYAERGINQDPVAFVKNNAGTYGLAVMRVASGEEVMQLNNRARTKMKAAKGGRQVEEVIIQEGVPSIVQAEGVTAEPTLYLFGCQLAGGFLRTHSEKGPTESLNSPGAVYKRLCVSDLKISVEGHPLENVYGWVSRLGVLAIGREAKEMGVRYNGYDRLGSGSECSIVE, from the coding sequence ATGAATAACCGAAAGGTCGAACTGCACGCTGCGATCGTGAAGAGCCTTGGTCCGCTGCGAGACTGGTTTGGCGCACAGCGGGGCGCAGTCGATATTCCATTTTATTCTAGCTATGATATTCGCGATTCCGGTTTCAAGGTTGCCAATGTTGACGCCAATATTTATCCGGCGGGCTTCAATAATATTTGTCCCACTGATCGCGAAAGCGCACCCCCTCTTGTGCGGTACTACATCGATCGTCACTATCATTCGGCCGTTGGCGGTTCGCCAGTTAAAAAACTGATGTTGATCACGGAAGAGCACACGAACAACCCCTACTATTGGGACAATGTTTTTACATTGCGAGAAATCCTTGTCGGAGCCGGGCTTCAGGTATGTGTCGCGATTCCAAGACTTGCAACCGAGAGAGCGGTCATGACAACCGCGTCTGGGCGTCTAGTGGAGGTTGTGTCCGTGACGGTTTCCAACGGGCGAATTCAGTGCAGTTGTTTCGAGCCCGATCTGGTTGTGTCGAATAACGATTTTTCAGAATTTTACGCCGAATGGGGCGAGACGTTGGATTTGAAATTGAACCCTCCGCGAGAACTCGGTTGGTGGCAGCGAAAAAAATCGAATTACTTTAAACACTACAATGATCTCTCAACTGAATTCGCTCGTATTATTGACGTAGACCCATGGCTGTTGACGGTTGAGACCGAATTGTTTTCGGGGTTTGACATGTCGGATGTAGCGAGTCGAACAGACCTTGCTCAAAAAGTTCAGCTGCAGTTGGACCGCACGAAAAAAATGTATGCGGAGCGAGGAATCAATCAGGATCCGGTAGCATTTGTAAAAAACAATGCAGGCACCTACGGGTTAGCAGTCATGCGAGTGGCGTCCGGCGAAGAGGTGATGCAGCTGAACAATCGAGCGCGTACGAAAATGAAGGCGGCCAAGGGCGGCCGGCAGGTCGAAGAGGTAATTATTCAAGAGGGAGTACCGTCGATCGTGCAAGCTGAGGGAGTCACTGCTGAACCCACGCTCTACCTTTTTGGATGTCAGCTGGCTGGTGGTTTTTTGCGGACCCATTCTGAAAAAGGCCCAACGGAGTCGCTAAATAGTCCCGGAGCGGTTTACAAACGACTTTGTGTTTCGGATCTAAAGATTTCTGTCGAAGGTCATCCCCTAGAAAATGTCTACGGATGGGTCTCGCGTCTTGGTGTGTTGGCAATTGGCCGAGAAGCAAAAGAGATGGGCGTCAGGTACAATGGCTACGACCGATTGGGCAGTGGAAGTGAGTGTTCGATCGTCGAATAG
- a CDS encoding EI24 domain-containing protein, producing the protein MSDFFFGLIAIFRGFQILVSDSKLRALSIVPFLVSVLLGSVLTISGLYYLGATLGGVAMQLGAWMSLVPGGWAMTLLNVLLWPIGLLGLGVAIYMAVRLVVAPFYSVLAEAALVKMGIREDRPFRLQQWVPLTLRMLVVSLLKSAVFVVAGAVLFLLSLIPVVNLLATLGFVHMLSFDVSDYSFEAMEWSLKRRFQHFRENMNLYSGLAIGLGGAMVIPGMSIVIMPAAIVGASLVLQRSLMRENSKRGI; encoded by the coding sequence GTGAGCGATTTTTTCTTTGGACTCATAGCGATCTTCCGCGGATTTCAAATTTTGGTATCAGACTCTAAACTTCGGGCCCTGTCGATAGTTCCCTTTTTGGTCTCGGTCCTTTTGGGCTCTGTATTAACTATTTCCGGTCTTTACTATCTTGGAGCAACTCTTGGTGGGGTCGCGATGCAGCTGGGCGCGTGGATGTCTTTAGTGCCCGGCGGATGGGCGATGACTCTCCTCAACGTCTTACTTTGGCCCATCGGTCTCTTGGGTTTGGGAGTTGCGATCTACATGGCCGTTCGGTTGGTAGTGGCGCCGTTTTATTCTGTGCTCGCGGAAGCCGCATTAGTGAAAATGGGAATCCGCGAAGATCGTCCCTTTCGCTTGCAACAATGGGTTCCGCTTACGTTGCGAATGTTGGTTGTGAGCCTTTTGAAAAGCGCGGTGTTTGTAGTGGCGGGCGCGGTTTTATTTCTTTTGTCCCTGATCCCGGTGGTTAACCTGCTTGCCACGCTTGGATTCGTGCACATGCTATCTTTCGATGTGTCGGACTACAGTTTTGAAGCGATGGAGTGGAGTTTGAAAAGGCGTTTCCAACATTTTCGGGAAAACATGAATTTGTATTCTGGCTTGGCGATCGGACTTGGCGGTGCAATGGTAATTCCAGGAATGAGTATTGTCATAATGCCGGCGGCGATTGTCGGAGCAAGTTTGGTTCTGCAGCGTAGTTTGATGCGCGAAAACTCGAAGAGGGGCATTTGA
- a CDS encoding ArsA family ATPase, with protein sequence MDALINEHRVLVCVGSGGVGKTTMAAALALRGRQLGRRVLVVTVDPAKRLASALGLDLTGVEERLVPASEVARAASNSGTLHAAVIDSKKVFDGFIQTHATDPELMKRLAKNRLYEQLSTTLSGSQEFTALERLLQAYEATEADGPKYDLIILDTPPTQHAIDFLSAPDRIRGLFQDNITKWFMNPAANAGFLGQGIVSTLIGRGTKVALKSLEVLTGARFIEELIDFFHSMQSIQKELRDRSEAVNSILKSRSSVFVLVTSFDVAKLKEAQHLNGHLKKFGYRLGACILNRAFPEHLPSDSEMEQPTPEFLRESVTRLREVYKKVRADHTVRFHQFEEFEKQVDRDVRVVRVPEYRQDIFGLSDLESLALFLGEEK encoded by the coding sequence TTGGATGCGCTCATAAATGAACATCGGGTATTGGTTTGTGTTGGCTCGGGCGGAGTTGGAAAAACGACGATGGCAGCTGCTTTGGCTTTGCGCGGACGCCAATTGGGTCGCCGCGTTCTCGTGGTGACCGTGGATCCAGCAAAGCGTCTTGCCTCGGCGCTGGGTCTTGACTTGACCGGCGTAGAAGAACGCCTAGTGCCAGCTTCAGAGGTTGCGAGAGCCGCAAGTAATTCGGGAACATTGCACGCAGCTGTCATAGATTCGAAAAAAGTTTTTGATGGCTTTATCCAAACTCACGCGACTGATCCAGAGCTTATGAAGCGGCTTGCGAAAAATCGGCTGTATGAGCAGCTATCGACGACACTGTCTGGATCGCAGGAATTTACTGCGCTCGAAAGACTGCTTCAGGCGTATGAGGCGACAGAGGCCGATGGGCCGAAGTATGATTTGATTATTTTGGATACGCCGCCCACCCAGCACGCCATCGATTTTCTATCTGCACCTGATAGAATCAGAGGCCTTTTTCAAGACAACATCACAAAATGGTTTATGAACCCGGCTGCGAATGCTGGATTTCTTGGCCAGGGGATTGTGTCGACCCTCATCGGGCGCGGAACAAAAGTCGCGTTGAAATCGCTGGAAGTTTTGACAGGTGCAAGATTTATTGAAGAGCTCATCGATTTTTTCCACTCGATGCAGTCAATTCAAAAAGAGCTCCGCGACCGAAGCGAAGCTGTGAATTCAATCCTAAAATCGCGTTCGTCTGTTTTCGTTTTAGTCACTAGCTTTGACGTAGCTAAATTGAAAGAAGCGCAACACTTGAATGGACACTTAAAGAAGTTTGGCTACAGGTTGGGTGCCTGCATTTTGAATCGTGCTTTTCCCGAGCATCTGCCGTCCGACAGCGAGATGGAACAGCCGACGCCTGAGTTTCTTCGAGAATCAGTCACACGTCTGCGTGAGGTGTACAAGAAAGTTCGAGCTGATCACACGGTTCGCTTTCATCAGTTTGAGGAATTTGAAAAACAAGTCGATAGAGATGTTCGAGTCGTCCGAGTGCCAGAGTACCGGCAAGATATTTTTGGACTGAGCGACTTAGAATCTTTGGCGCTGTTTTTAGGAGAAGAAAAATGA
- a CDS encoding arsenical pump-driving ATPase, whose protein sequence is MPTKRDKLQGQQSGVDKGNQQSFTARPFVFVSGKGGVGKSLVAAALAAGAVEAGRRTLLVETGDRSYFRDFLELSQVDHVPRASGLGFDLAIWSGESCLREYVLHLLKLERIYKIFFENKVMKALVNVAPGLGEIAILGKVTSGIRRVGPSMNYDTIVVDLPATGHALAMFRTPKGMAEAIQIGPIAQHSGEIDRLLRDPAISGLVVVTLLEELPIAETEEFVKAVTSEFHMPIQVIANRHLDLPLTEAELTAISALGKSELSKYAAGLASQIKNQNALIEQLGEMQKRETLQRPVKYIPRFLSLSPREMVQAAKEALRDLWMRS, encoded by the coding sequence ATGCCTACTAAGAGGGATAAGTTGCAGGGTCAGCAGTCGGGTGTGGACAAAGGAAACCAGCAAAGCTTTACGGCTCGCCCGTTTGTCTTTGTTTCTGGCAAAGGCGGAGTGGGAAAGTCGTTGGTGGCGGCCGCTTTGGCCGCAGGGGCCGTCGAAGCTGGTCGTCGCACACTTCTGGTTGAAACCGGTGACCGGTCGTACTTCCGTGATTTCTTAGAGCTTTCTCAGGTTGATCACGTCCCCCGCGCATCGGGCCTCGGATTCGACCTCGCAATCTGGAGCGGAGAGAGCTGTCTTCGCGAATATGTTCTGCACCTTCTGAAGCTCGAGCGAATTTACAAAATCTTCTTCGAAAACAAAGTGATGAAGGCTTTGGTGAACGTCGCACCTGGACTTGGCGAAATCGCTATTCTTGGAAAAGTCACATCTGGTATTCGCCGCGTTGGGCCATCGATGAATTACGACACGATTGTTGTGGATCTGCCGGCGACAGGCCACGCATTAGCTATGTTTCGCACTCCAAAAGGCATGGCGGAAGCTATTCAAATCGGCCCCATTGCTCAACATTCGGGCGAAATTGATCGACTTCTTCGCGATCCAGCCATCTCGGGCTTGGTTGTTGTAACACTTTTGGAGGAGTTGCCGATCGCGGAAACTGAAGAGTTTGTGAAAGCGGTGACAAGCGAATTTCACATGCCCATTCAAGTGATCGCAAATCGGCACCTCGATTTGCCTTTGACCGAAGCCGAGCTAACAGCGATTTCTGCTTTGGGAAAATCTGAGCTTTCGAAATACGCAGCCGGCCTTGCCTCGCAAATTAAAAATCAAAATGCGCTGATCGAGCAACTGGGCGAAATGCAGAAGCGGGAAACTTTGCAGCGGCCGGTAAAATACATACCGCGTTTCTTGTCATTATCGCCGCGTGAAATGGTGCAAGCAGCAAAGGAGGCCCTACGGGATCTTTGGATGCGCTCATAA
- the tig gene encoding trigger factor, translating into MKATLETVSKLERKLNIQVPAAEVQAAFNTAYSSIQKHVAIKGFRKGKAPINAVKTMYGDRVKQDVVNDLVQKYYSTALREHSLDPVSFPTIEFDALNEAADFAFTAEFEVRPEVVLKQVEKLSLQREKFEIPPDFIANTLEDIRKSRATNVPVLEDRPAQKGDIAVLDFKGYLESGELENGSAEGHELELGSNMFIPGFEDAVIGMKVGVEGEVAIKFPDDYHVSHLAAQPVKFKVKIQKLMKKELPELNDDFAKASGAKYQKMDDLIAGITDEFTKREEKRIKDELKDRLMKTLVEKNPVEVPKALLTEQKKALVEDLKKRMEGQGMGGEQFEDYKDKWDADFSETATFMIRSSFLLDKISTDNNLRATDADLDAKFEEYAKQTGIELARVKEFYSEEDRRSRLRYQLTEERCVDWLVSRADVKEVSKADLEKTSN; encoded by the coding sequence ATGAAAGCCACTCTCGAAACCGTATCGAAACTTGAGCGCAAACTTAATATTCAGGTTCCTGCTGCAGAGGTTCAAGCCGCGTTTAACACGGCGTATAGCTCAATTCAAAAGCATGTCGCGATCAAAGGCTTCCGCAAGGGCAAAGCGCCGATCAATGCCGTCAAAACAATGTATGGCGACCGCGTCAAACAGGACGTCGTAAATGATCTAGTTCAAAAGTACTATTCCACCGCACTTCGCGAACACTCATTGGACCCAGTAAGTTTCCCAACTATCGAATTCGATGCGCTTAATGAAGCAGCAGACTTCGCTTTCACCGCTGAATTTGAAGTTCGACCCGAAGTTGTATTGAAGCAGGTAGAAAAACTATCTCTGCAACGAGAGAAATTTGAAATCCCGCCCGACTTTATCGCTAACACGCTAGAGGACATTCGTAAAAGCCGTGCCACCAACGTTCCGGTCCTTGAAGATCGCCCCGCACAAAAAGGCGATATCGCAGTTTTGGATTTCAAAGGCTACCTTGAATCTGGTGAATTAGAAAACGGATCGGCCGAAGGTCACGAGCTCGAACTGGGATCAAATATGTTCATTCCTGGCTTCGAAGACGCCGTCATAGGCATGAAGGTTGGAGTTGAGGGTGAAGTCGCCATCAAGTTCCCTGATGATTATCACGTCAGCCACCTCGCCGCACAGCCGGTAAAATTCAAAGTCAAAATTCAAAAGCTCATGAAAAAAGAGCTGCCGGAGTTGAACGACGATTTCGCAAAAGCGTCTGGCGCAAAGTATCAAAAGATGGATGACCTCATCGCAGGGATCACCGACGAATTCACAAAACGCGAAGAAAAAAGAATCAAAGACGAACTCAAAGATCGCTTGATGAAAACCTTGGTCGAAAAAAACCCAGTTGAAGTCCCAAAAGCGCTTTTGACTGAACAGAAAAAAGCCCTCGTCGAAGACCTGAAAAAGCGCATGGAAGGTCAAGGCATGGGCGGTGAACAGTTCGAAGACTACAAAGACAAATGGGACGCGGACTTCAGTGAAACAGCGACATTCATGATTCGCTCAAGTTTCTTGTTGGACAAAATTTCTACGGACAACAACCTCCGCGCAACAGACGCCGATTTGGATGCAAAATTTGAAGAATACGCGAAGCAAACTGGTATCGAGCTTGCGCGCGTCAAAGAATTCTATTCTGAAGAAGATCGCCGT